One Numida meleagris isolate 19003 breed g44 Domestic line chromosome 6, NumMel1.0, whole genome shotgun sequence genomic region harbors:
- the DISP2 gene encoding protein dispatched homolog 2 isoform X3: MQDLARPVSPCQRLPTLSPATVALLGKGSARSITALFLHRPGWRETTCPPPATRWGRSPLSPMVSDPAPASHHEALETPWKQWSPGQRLSQPVQHHVVTVRHDKAFRMPKSYSQMIAEWPVAVLVLCSVTVVVCTLAGLLVGNLPDFSEPLMGFEPRDTDIGRKLIVWRNVESHTGYKKTFSLSPYAEKKSYDDIGISRGQKAAQGGQEARTRRMVEQIYGVDGFFCGPPEKSYSQLVFMSTTAGSLWNLQAIQSMCQIEQDKIRSHVHFRDLCQRTEANECCPSWSLGNYIAVLYNRSSCLEITQGDISHTLALLRACAPDYHKGILTPSCLGPETTRQKHSQCAKVPEKCTRFNAIYQLLHFLVDRDFLSPQTIEYQVPSLKYSLLFLPTRKGASMMGIYLDNLESWDLFDNYTSITGMDLGLKQKLFQHYLLLDTKYPVLAILAIFLSISFYLRSVFITLMVLLTVVSSLMISYFLYKVAFRFTYFPFVNLTAVIILSSICANHTFVFFDLWNLSKSQNPSAGLSQRVSQTMHHFAYLMLASCFTTGAAFYASYISNIIAIRCFAVYMGTSVLVNLIFMVTWLPSSAVLYERYVATTCVYKPDDYWKDTSHKRVALSLHYVLRGLQKTLCETSKLLFEKLLPCGVIKFRYIWICWFAALAIGGAYISCSNPKLKLPTLESSSVQVFRLSHPFERYDSEYCHQFMFERLEHGEGQRMPVTIIWGILPVDNGDHFNPKSNGTLVADATFTIQSPDAQKWLFEFCQKVKNQTFYYLDTEQKSTVCFMEEFIRWMDSRQCSQRDNSFNLCCNQFSFPYGSEVFLHCIKMMLLEQGREGEETYDLGLRFDGEGNLAALVLQFQTVYHYSFNYSKAKRFYEEINLWVTEEMKTAPVGLQNGWFTSKLELYNLQHSLSTETMVVMGLSIAISFVVLLLTTWNVLLSVFSVTAIAGTVLVTIGLLVLLEWQLNAVESLFISAAVGLSVDFTVNYCISYHLCPHSDRLSRVAFSLKQMSCATAMAASALFSAGVIMLPATVLAYRKLGIFIMMIKCISCGFASFFFQSLCCFFGPEKNCGQILWPCAHTMKDYSDDSEPNGSYACGGNEKQNRLRKVQESNTANEQYELQPLSRKLSDSFDNSTSTSKLSNRPSVLSEDMQAEDNRCPRIGTHPPLERERQNLQETLGDDRAGLCQCPALQTSSPYKHSSSGAEIQRERLCGDCQCRKYSPKAWDSSGLDYIQPAGVNEEGQLNKSQCSTDTAQQQSDYTSDNSHLPAADIYKIHRCLCSLGSSFDMLNISSETSISDFEQGLKLAESASSCPDVLELSDSYSQTERGYLNGKRDTLRLDLRETVFDISPAASQQNSSSWKNRFGLGSEGPVVLPNSQPDMPDVWIKRSSAQSSGYNS; the protein is encoded by the exons ATGCAGGACCTTGCCAGACCTGTCTCGCCATGCCAGAGATTGCCAACACTGAGCCCAGCTACAGTGGCACTTCTTGGGAAAGGATCTGCCCGGTCCATCACTGCCCTATTCCTGCATCGCCCAGGCTGGAGGGAGACCACCTGCCCTCCTCCAGCCACACGCTGGGGCCGATCTCCACTCAGTCCAATGGTCAG TGATCCCGCGCCAGCTTCCCACCACGAGGCTTTGGAAACCCCCTGGAAGCAGTGGTCCCCCGGGCAGCGACTCTCTCAGCCGGTGCAGCACCACGTTGTAACAGTCAG aCATGACAAAGCTTTCAGGATGCCTAAAAG TTATTCTCAGATGATCGCAGAGTGGCCCGTTGCTGTCCTGGTGCTGTGTTCCGTGACAGTTGTGGTTTGCACTTTAGCTGGCCTGCTTGTTGGAAATCTGCCGGATTTTTCAGAACCCCTGATG GGTTTCGAGCCACGAGATACTGACATTGGCAGAAAGCTCATTGTATGGAGGAACGTAGAAAGCCATACGGGCTACAAGAAgaccttttccctttctccatatgctgagaagaaaag CTATGATGACATCGGCATTAGCAGAGGACAaaaggctgctcagggaggacAAGAAGCGAGGACACGGAGAATGGTGGAACAGATCTACGGAGTAGATGGTTTCTTTTGCGGTCCCCCGG agaagagctATTCCCAGCTGGTATTTATGTCCACAACTGCTGGGAGCTTATGGAACTTGCAAGCTATTCAGTCCATGTGTCAAATTGAACAAGACAAG ATACGCTCGCACGTTCATTTTAGAGACCTCTGCCAACGTACTGAAGCCAACGAATGCTGCCCAAGCTGGTCTCTGGGAAACTACATTGCTGTCCTGTACAACAGGTCATCTTGTTTGGAGATAACTCAAGGAGACATTTCCCACACCCTGGCCCTCCTTCGTGCCTGCGCTCCAGACTACCACAAGGGTATCCTCACTCCATCTTGCTTAGGTCCCGAGACCACGAGACAGAAACACTCTCAGTGTGCCAAAGTACCAGAAAAATGTACCCGCTTCAATGCTATTTACCAGCTTCTTCACTTCTTGGTCGACAGAGACTTTCTTAGTCCCCAGACGATTGAGTACCAAGTGCCATCCCTCAAGTACAGCCTGCTCTTTTTGCCTACGAGGAAAGGTGCCTCTATGATGGGGATCTACTTAGACAATCTTGAATCCTGGGATCTATTTGATAACTATACGTCTATTACTGGAATGGACTTGGGCCTTAAACAGAAACTCTTCCAGCACTATCTTCTACTGGATACTAAGTATCCAGTTCTGGCAATATTAGCTATTTTtctaagcatttctttttatttacgCTCGGTCTTTATTACTTTGATGGTCCTGCTCACCGTTGTCAGCTCTTTGATGATCTCCTACTTCTTGTACAAGGTGGCCTTCAGATTCACCTACTTCCCTTTTGTCAACCTGACGGCCGTTATCATTCTCAGCAGCATTTGTGCCAACCACACCTTCGTCTTCTTTGACCTCTGGAACCTGAGCAAGAGCCAGAACCCTTCTGCTGGGCTTTCTCAGCGGGTGAGTCAAACCATGCACCATTTTGCATATCTCATGCTGGCATCCTGCTTCACAACGGGTGCTGCCTTCTACGCCAGCTACATTAGCAATATAATAGCCATCCGCTGCTTTGCTGTTTACATGGGCACCTCTGTCCTGGTGAATCTCATATTCATGGTGACTTGGCTTCCTTCTTCGGCCGTGCTGTACGAGCGCTACGTTGCAACAACCTGTGTTTACAAGCCGGATGACTACTGGAAAGACACCAGCCACAAGAGAGTCGCTCTCTCCCTCCATTATGTTCTCAGGGGTCTCCAGAAGACGCTGTGTGAAACCTCCAAGTTGttatttgaaaagcttttaCCTTGCGGGGTCATCAAGTTTCGGTACATCTGGATCTGCTGGTTTGCTGCCTTAGCAATCGGAGGTGCCTACATTTCCTGTTCCAACCCAAAACTCAAACTCCCGACTCTTGAGTCATCGTCTGTTCAGGTGTTCAGACTGAGCCACCCCTTTGAGAGGTATGACTCCGAGTACTGCCACCAGTTCATGTTTGAGCGGCTAGAGCACGGAGAAGGGCAGCGTATGCCTGTCACTATCATCTGGGGTATCCTGCCGGTGGATAACGGGGACCATTTCAATCCAAAAAGCAATGGCACCCTAGTGGCAGATGCCACCTTCACAATCCAAAGTCCTGATGCCCAGAAGTGGCTCTTCGAATTCTGTCAAAAGGTGAAGAACCAAACTTTCTATTACCTTGATACAGAGCAGAAATCTACCGTGTGCTTCATGGAGGAGTTTATCAGGTGGATGGATAGTCGCCAGTGCTCCCAGAGAGACAACAGTTTCAACCTGTGCTGTAACCAGTTCTCTTTCCCTTATGGAAGTGAAGTCTTCCTACACTGCATCAAAATGATGCTCCTGGAACAaggcagggaaggggaagaaacGTACGATCTGGGCCTCAGATTTGATGGAGAGGGAAATCTTGCTGCCTTGGTACTGCAGTTTCAAACTGTTTATCACTATAGCTTCAATTACAGCAAAGCCAAACGCTTCTATGAAGAAATCAACCTCTGggtaacagaagaaatgaaaactgccCCTGTGGGACTTCAGAATGGGTGGTTTACCAGTAAACTAGAGCTGTACAACCTCCAGCACAGTCTCAGCACTGAAACAATGGTGGTCATGGGGCTCTCCATTGCTATTTCTTtcgtggtgctgctgctcactaCCTGGAATGTTCTCCTTAGCGTTTTCTCTGTGACTGCCATTGCAGGCACTGTCCTGGTAACTATTGGCCTTTTGGTCCTCTTGGAGTGGCAGCTCAATGCAGTGGAGTCTCtcttcatttcagctgcagtAGGTCTCTCTGTTGACTTTACCGTCAACTACTGTATCTCCTACCACCTGTGTCCCCATTCGGACCGCCTGAGCCGAGTGGCCTTCTCCCTTAAGCAGATGAGCTGTGCCACAGCGATGGCAGCTTCTGCCTTGTTCTCTGCAGGGGTCATTATGTTGCCTGCTACAGTGCTGGCCTATAGAAAGTTGGGGATATTTATAATGATGATCAAGTGTATCAGCTGTGGGTTTGCCAGCTTCTTCTTCCAGTCGCTGTGCTGCTTCTTTGGCCCGGAGAAGAACTGCGGGCAAATCCTTTGGCCTTGTGCCCACACCATGAAAGATTATTCTGATGACTCTGAGCCAAATGGAAGCTATGCCTGTGGGggtaatgaaaagcaaaaccgACTGCGGAAAGTCCAGGAGTCCAACACTGCAAACGAGCAATACGAGCTCCAGCCTTTGTCTAGAAAACTCAGCGACAGTTTTGACAACAGCACATCCACAAGCAAGCTGTCCAACAGGCCATCAGTGCTCTCTGAAGACATGCAAGCTGAAGATAACAGGTGCCCGAGAATAGGAACGCATCCTCCCCttgaaagagagagacagaatcTGCAGGAGACCCTTGGAGATGACCGGGCtggcctgtgccagtgccctgCCTTGCAAACTTCCTCTCCTTacaagcacagcagctcaggagcagaAATTCAAAGGGAGAGATTATGCGGAGATTGCCAGTGTCGAAAGTACAGCCCAAAAGCTTGGGATAGTTCTGGGCTGGACTATATCCAGCCGGCTGGTGTGAATGAAGAAGGGCAGCTCAATAAATCACAGTGCTCTACTGACACTGCCCAGCAGCAGTCGGATTATACCTCAGACAACAGCCATCTTCCCGCTGCTGACATCTACAAAATTCACAGATGCCTTTGTTCTCTTGGCAGCTCTTTTGACATGCTCAACATCTCCAGTGAGACATCGATTAGCGATTTTGAGCAAGGTCTAAAGCTTGCTGAATCAGCCAGTTCTTGTCCTGATGTCTTAGAGCTCTCTGATTCGTACAGTCAAACAGAGAGAGGTTACTTGAACGGGAAGAGAGATACGCTGCGTCTGGACCTGAGGGAGACTGTCTTTGATATCTCTCCGGCAGCTTCGCAGCAAAACAGCTCTTCATGGAAAAATCGATTTGGATTAGGGAGTGAAGGGCCCGTTGTGTTACCGAACAGCCAACCAGACATGCCTGATGTTTGGATCAAGAGATCTAGCGCACAAAGTTCTGGTTACAACAGTTGA
- the DISP2 gene encoding protein dispatched homolog 2 isoform X2, which translates to MQDLARPVSPCQRLPTLSPATVALLGKGSARSITALFLHRPGWRETTCPPPATRWGRSPLSPMVSSDPAPASHHEALETPWKQWSPGQRLSQPVQHHVVTVRHDKAFRMPKSYSQMIAEWPVAVLVLCSVTVVVCTLAGLLVGNLPDFSEPLMGFEPRDTDIGRKLIVWRNVESHTGYKKTFSLSPYAEKKSYDDIGISRGQKAAQGGQEARTRRMVEQIYGVDGFFCGPPEKSYSQLVFMSTTAGSLWNLQAIQSMCQIEQDKIRSHVHFRDLCQRTEANECCPSWSLGNYIAVLYNRSSCLEITQGDISHTLALLRACAPDYHKGILTPSCLGPETTRQKHSQCAKVPEKCTRFNAIYQLLHFLVDRDFLSPQTIEYQVPSLKYSLLFLPTRKGASMMGIYLDNLESWDLFDNYTSITGMDLGLKQKLFQHYLLLDTKYPVLAILAIFLSISFYLRSVFITLMVLLTVVSSLMISYFLYKVAFRFTYFPFVNLTAVIILSSICANHTFVFFDLWNLSKSQNPSAGLSQRVSQTMHHFAYLMLASCFTTGAAFYASYISNIIAIRCFAVYMGTSVLVNLIFMVTWLPSSAVLYERYVATTCVYKPDDYWKDTSHKRVALSLHYVLRGLQKTLCETSKLLFEKLLPCGVIKFRYIWICWFAALAIGGAYISCSNPKLKLPTLESSSVQVFRLSHPFERYDSEYCHQFMFERLEHGEGQRMPVTIIWGILPVDNGDHFNPKSNGTLVADATFTIQSPDAQKWLFEFCQKVKNQTFYYLDTEQKSTVCFMEEFIRWMDSRQCSQRDNSFNLCCNQFSFPYGSEVFLHCIKMMLLEQGREGEETYDLGLRFDGEGNLAALVLQFQTVYHYSFNYSKAKRFYEEINLWVTEEMKTAPVGLQNGWFTSKLELYNLQHSLSTETMVVMGLSIAISFVVLLLTTWNVLLSVFSVTAIAGTVLVTIGLLVLLEWQLNAVESLFISAAVGLSVDFTVNYCISYHLCPHSDRLSRVAFSLKQMSCATAMAASALFSAGVIMLPATVLAYRKLGIFIMMIKCISCGFASFFFQSLCCFFGPEKNCGQILWPCAHTMKDYSDDSEPNGSYACGGNEKQNRLRKVQESNTANEQYELQPLSRKLSDSFDNSTSTSKLSNRPSVLSEDMQAEDNRCPRIGTHPPLERERQNLQETLGDDRAGLCQCPALQTSSPYKHSSSGAEIQRERLCGDCQCRKYSPKAWDSSGLDYIQPAGVNEEGQLNKSQCSTDTAQQQSDYTSDNSHLPAADIYKIHRCLCSLGSSFDMLNISSETSISDFEQGLKLAESASSCPDVLELSDSYSQTERGYLNGKRDTLRLDLRETVFDISPAASQQNSSSWKNRFGLGSEGPVVLPNSQPDMPDVWIKRSSAQSSGYNS; encoded by the exons ATGCAGGACCTTGCCAGACCTGTCTCGCCATGCCAGAGATTGCCAACACTGAGCCCAGCTACAGTGGCACTTCTTGGGAAAGGATCTGCCCGGTCCATCACTGCCCTATTCCTGCATCGCCCAGGCTGGAGGGAGACCACCTGCCCTCCTCCAGCCACACGCTGGGGCCGATCTCCACTCAGTCCAATGGTCAG CAGTGATCCCGCGCCAGCTTCCCACCACGAGGCTTTGGAAACCCCCTGGAAGCAGTGGTCCCCCGGGCAGCGACTCTCTCAGCCGGTGCAGCACCACGTTGTAACAGTCAG aCATGACAAAGCTTTCAGGATGCCTAAAAG TTATTCTCAGATGATCGCAGAGTGGCCCGTTGCTGTCCTGGTGCTGTGTTCCGTGACAGTTGTGGTTTGCACTTTAGCTGGCCTGCTTGTTGGAAATCTGCCGGATTTTTCAGAACCCCTGATG GGTTTCGAGCCACGAGATACTGACATTGGCAGAAAGCTCATTGTATGGAGGAACGTAGAAAGCCATACGGGCTACAAGAAgaccttttccctttctccatatgctgagaagaaaag CTATGATGACATCGGCATTAGCAGAGGACAaaaggctgctcagggaggacAAGAAGCGAGGACACGGAGAATGGTGGAACAGATCTACGGAGTAGATGGTTTCTTTTGCGGTCCCCCGG agaagagctATTCCCAGCTGGTATTTATGTCCACAACTGCTGGGAGCTTATGGAACTTGCAAGCTATTCAGTCCATGTGTCAAATTGAACAAGACAAG ATACGCTCGCACGTTCATTTTAGAGACCTCTGCCAACGTACTGAAGCCAACGAATGCTGCCCAAGCTGGTCTCTGGGAAACTACATTGCTGTCCTGTACAACAGGTCATCTTGTTTGGAGATAACTCAAGGAGACATTTCCCACACCCTGGCCCTCCTTCGTGCCTGCGCTCCAGACTACCACAAGGGTATCCTCACTCCATCTTGCTTAGGTCCCGAGACCACGAGACAGAAACACTCTCAGTGTGCCAAAGTACCAGAAAAATGTACCCGCTTCAATGCTATTTACCAGCTTCTTCACTTCTTGGTCGACAGAGACTTTCTTAGTCCCCAGACGATTGAGTACCAAGTGCCATCCCTCAAGTACAGCCTGCTCTTTTTGCCTACGAGGAAAGGTGCCTCTATGATGGGGATCTACTTAGACAATCTTGAATCCTGGGATCTATTTGATAACTATACGTCTATTACTGGAATGGACTTGGGCCTTAAACAGAAACTCTTCCAGCACTATCTTCTACTGGATACTAAGTATCCAGTTCTGGCAATATTAGCTATTTTtctaagcatttctttttatttacgCTCGGTCTTTATTACTTTGATGGTCCTGCTCACCGTTGTCAGCTCTTTGATGATCTCCTACTTCTTGTACAAGGTGGCCTTCAGATTCACCTACTTCCCTTTTGTCAACCTGACGGCCGTTATCATTCTCAGCAGCATTTGTGCCAACCACACCTTCGTCTTCTTTGACCTCTGGAACCTGAGCAAGAGCCAGAACCCTTCTGCTGGGCTTTCTCAGCGGGTGAGTCAAACCATGCACCATTTTGCATATCTCATGCTGGCATCCTGCTTCACAACGGGTGCTGCCTTCTACGCCAGCTACATTAGCAATATAATAGCCATCCGCTGCTTTGCTGTTTACATGGGCACCTCTGTCCTGGTGAATCTCATATTCATGGTGACTTGGCTTCCTTCTTCGGCCGTGCTGTACGAGCGCTACGTTGCAACAACCTGTGTTTACAAGCCGGATGACTACTGGAAAGACACCAGCCACAAGAGAGTCGCTCTCTCCCTCCATTATGTTCTCAGGGGTCTCCAGAAGACGCTGTGTGAAACCTCCAAGTTGttatttgaaaagcttttaCCTTGCGGGGTCATCAAGTTTCGGTACATCTGGATCTGCTGGTTTGCTGCCTTAGCAATCGGAGGTGCCTACATTTCCTGTTCCAACCCAAAACTCAAACTCCCGACTCTTGAGTCATCGTCTGTTCAGGTGTTCAGACTGAGCCACCCCTTTGAGAGGTATGACTCCGAGTACTGCCACCAGTTCATGTTTGAGCGGCTAGAGCACGGAGAAGGGCAGCGTATGCCTGTCACTATCATCTGGGGTATCCTGCCGGTGGATAACGGGGACCATTTCAATCCAAAAAGCAATGGCACCCTAGTGGCAGATGCCACCTTCACAATCCAAAGTCCTGATGCCCAGAAGTGGCTCTTCGAATTCTGTCAAAAGGTGAAGAACCAAACTTTCTATTACCTTGATACAGAGCAGAAATCTACCGTGTGCTTCATGGAGGAGTTTATCAGGTGGATGGATAGTCGCCAGTGCTCCCAGAGAGACAACAGTTTCAACCTGTGCTGTAACCAGTTCTCTTTCCCTTATGGAAGTGAAGTCTTCCTACACTGCATCAAAATGATGCTCCTGGAACAaggcagggaaggggaagaaacGTACGATCTGGGCCTCAGATTTGATGGAGAGGGAAATCTTGCTGCCTTGGTACTGCAGTTTCAAACTGTTTATCACTATAGCTTCAATTACAGCAAAGCCAAACGCTTCTATGAAGAAATCAACCTCTGggtaacagaagaaatgaaaactgccCCTGTGGGACTTCAGAATGGGTGGTTTACCAGTAAACTAGAGCTGTACAACCTCCAGCACAGTCTCAGCACTGAAACAATGGTGGTCATGGGGCTCTCCATTGCTATTTCTTtcgtggtgctgctgctcactaCCTGGAATGTTCTCCTTAGCGTTTTCTCTGTGACTGCCATTGCAGGCACTGTCCTGGTAACTATTGGCCTTTTGGTCCTCTTGGAGTGGCAGCTCAATGCAGTGGAGTCTCtcttcatttcagctgcagtAGGTCTCTCTGTTGACTTTACCGTCAACTACTGTATCTCCTACCACCTGTGTCCCCATTCGGACCGCCTGAGCCGAGTGGCCTTCTCCCTTAAGCAGATGAGCTGTGCCACAGCGATGGCAGCTTCTGCCTTGTTCTCTGCAGGGGTCATTATGTTGCCTGCTACAGTGCTGGCCTATAGAAAGTTGGGGATATTTATAATGATGATCAAGTGTATCAGCTGTGGGTTTGCCAGCTTCTTCTTCCAGTCGCTGTGCTGCTTCTTTGGCCCGGAGAAGAACTGCGGGCAAATCCTTTGGCCTTGTGCCCACACCATGAAAGATTATTCTGATGACTCTGAGCCAAATGGAAGCTATGCCTGTGGGggtaatgaaaagcaaaaccgACTGCGGAAAGTCCAGGAGTCCAACACTGCAAACGAGCAATACGAGCTCCAGCCTTTGTCTAGAAAACTCAGCGACAGTTTTGACAACAGCACATCCACAAGCAAGCTGTCCAACAGGCCATCAGTGCTCTCTGAAGACATGCAAGCTGAAGATAACAGGTGCCCGAGAATAGGAACGCATCCTCCCCttgaaagagagagacagaatcTGCAGGAGACCCTTGGAGATGACCGGGCtggcctgtgccagtgccctgCCTTGCAAACTTCCTCTCCTTacaagcacagcagctcaggagcagaAATTCAAAGGGAGAGATTATGCGGAGATTGCCAGTGTCGAAAGTACAGCCCAAAAGCTTGGGATAGTTCTGGGCTGGACTATATCCAGCCGGCTGGTGTGAATGAAGAAGGGCAGCTCAATAAATCACAGTGCTCTACTGACACTGCCCAGCAGCAGTCGGATTATACCTCAGACAACAGCCATCTTCCCGCTGCTGACATCTACAAAATTCACAGATGCCTTTGTTCTCTTGGCAGCTCTTTTGACATGCTCAACATCTCCAGTGAGACATCGATTAGCGATTTTGAGCAAGGTCTAAAGCTTGCTGAATCAGCCAGTTCTTGTCCTGATGTCTTAGAGCTCTCTGATTCGTACAGTCAAACAGAGAGAGGTTACTTGAACGGGAAGAGAGATACGCTGCGTCTGGACCTGAGGGAGACTGTCTTTGATATCTCTCCGGCAGCTTCGCAGCAAAACAGCTCTTCATGGAAAAATCGATTTGGATTAGGGAGTGAAGGGCCCGTTGTGTTACCGAACAGCCAACCAGACATGCCTGATGTTTGGATCAAGAGATCTAGCGCACAAAGTTCTGGTTACAACAGTTGA